In Salarias fasciatus chromosome 2, fSalaFa1.1, whole genome shotgun sequence, one genomic interval encodes:
- the fgf18a gene encoding fibroblast growth factor 18a isoform X1, with translation MWPLLSTLTVLCIQMMLVMCNPLQQVLGVDGVNFSVHVENQTQVRDTMSRRHHRVYQLYSRTSGKHVQVLGRRISARGEDGDKYAQLVVEADTFGSQVRIRGKETNFYLCMNRRGKLVGKKASNRSADCVFVEKVLENHYTALMSARYTGWYVGFTKRGRPRRGPHTLPNQQDVHFMKRFPPGEQPDLTTPFRFTTVSKRGKRVRATGPR, from the exons ATGTGGCCCCTTCTTTCCACGTTGACCGTCTT ATGTATCCAGATGATGCTGGTGATGTGCAATCCATTACAG caggtGCTTGGCGTGGATGGAGTCAACTTCAGTGTGCATGTGGAAAACCAGACACAGGTGCGAGACACCATGAGTCGACGGCATCACCGAGTTTACCAGCTCTACAGCCGCACCAGTGGCAAGCATGTACAGGTGCTTGGTCGCAGAATCAGTGCCCGAGGAGAAGATGGAGACAAATAtg CCCAGCTCGTAGTGGAGGCCGATACCTTTGGCAGCCAGGTGAGAATCCGGGGCAAAGAAACCAATTTCTACCTGTGCATGAACCGACGCGGAAAACTGGTTGGAAAG AAGGCCAGTAATCGAAGCGCCGACTGCGTGTTTGTGGAAAAGGTTCTGGAAAACCACTACACAGCTCTGATGTCAGCACGCTATACGGGCTGGTATGTCGGCTTCACTAAAAGAGGCCGTCCTCGCCGAGGCCCCCACACACTGCCCAACCAGCAGGATGTACACTTCATGAAACGGTTCCCACCTGGGGAGCAACCTGACCTCACCACCCCCTTCCGCTTCACCACCGTCAGCAAGCGAGGGAAAAGGGTGCGCGCTACTGGGCCGCGCTAG
- the fgf18a gene encoding fibroblast growth factor 18a isoform X2 yields the protein MWPLLSTLTVLCIQMMLVMCNPLQQVLGVDGVNFSVHVENQTQVRDTMSRRHHRVYQLYSRTSGKHVQVLGRRISARGEDGDKYAQLVVEADTFGSQVRIRGKETNFYLCMNRRGKLVGKASNRSADCVFVEKVLENHYTALMSARYTGWYVGFTKRGRPRRGPHTLPNQQDVHFMKRFPPGEQPDLTTPFRFTTVSKRGKRVRATGPR from the exons ATGTGGCCCCTTCTTTCCACGTTGACCGTCTT ATGTATCCAGATGATGCTGGTGATGTGCAATCCATTACAG caggtGCTTGGCGTGGATGGAGTCAACTTCAGTGTGCATGTGGAAAACCAGACACAGGTGCGAGACACCATGAGTCGACGGCATCACCGAGTTTACCAGCTCTACAGCCGCACCAGTGGCAAGCATGTACAGGTGCTTGGTCGCAGAATCAGTGCCCGAGGAGAAGATGGAGACAAATAtg CCCAGCTCGTAGTGGAGGCCGATACCTTTGGCAGCCAGGTGAGAATCCGGGGCAAAGAAACCAATTTCTACCTGTGCATGAACCGACGCGGAAAACTGGTTGGAAAG GCCAGTAATCGAAGCGCCGACTGCGTGTTTGTGGAAAAGGTTCTGGAAAACCACTACACAGCTCTGATGTCAGCACGCTATACGGGCTGGTATGTCGGCTTCACTAAAAGAGGCCGTCCTCGCCGAGGCCCCCACACACTGCCCAACCAGCAGGATGTACACTTCATGAAACGGTTCCCACCTGGGGAGCAACCTGACCTCACCACCCCCTTCCGCTTCACCACCGTCAGCAAGCGAGGGAAAAGGGTGCGCGCTACTGGGCCGCGCTAG
- the fbxw11a gene encoding F-box and WD repeat domain-containing 11-A isoform X2, with the protein MEPEIDDKTVELMNTSGMESPNLDDLSPKKNTVLKLSNGPVVGSRKRPSEGNYEKEKEHCIALFDQWSEADQVEFVERLISRMCHYQHGHINSYLKPMLQRDFITALPAQGLDHIAENILSFLDARSLCSAELVCKEWQRVISEGMLWKKLIERMVRTDPLWKGLSERHQWEKYLFKNRTSEVPPNSYYHSLYPKIIQDIETIEANWRCGRHNLQRIQCRSENSKGVYCLQYDDDKIISGLRDNSIKIWDKQSLECLKILTGHTGSVLCLQYDERVIVTGSSDSTVRVWEVTTGEVLNTLIHHNEAVLHLRFANGLMVTCSKDRSIAVWDMASPTDIGLRRVLVGHRAAVNVVDFDDKYIVSASGDRTIKVWSTSTCEFVRTLNGHKRGIACLQYRDRLVVSGSSDNTIRLWDIECGACLRVLEGHEELVRCIRFDNKRIVSGAYDGKIKVWDLQAALDPRAPASTLCLRTLVEHSGRVFRLQFDEFQIISSSHDDTILIWDFLNVSTNGQSEGRSPSRTYTYISR; encoded by the exons CTTAGTAACGGCCCTGTCGTTGGGTCCCGCAAACGTCCGTCGGAGGGGAACTatgagaaggagaaggagcacTGCATCGCCCTGTTTGACCAGTGGTCGGAGGCCGACCAGGTGGAGTTCGTCGAGCGCTTGATTTCCCGTATGTGCCACTACCAGCACGGCCACATCAACTCCTACCTCAAACCCATGCTGCAGAGGGATTTCATCACTGCGCTGCCAG CCCAAGGCCTGGATCACATAGCGGAGAACATCCTGTCGTTCCTGGACGCGCGCTCGCTGTGCTCGGCGGAGCTGGTGTGTAAGGAATGGCAGAGGGTCATCTCTGAGGGTATGCTGTGGAAGAAGCTCATTGAACGCATGGTCCGAACTGACCCTCTCTGGAAAGGCCTGTCAGAGAGACACCAGTG GGAGAAATATTTGTTCAAAAACCGCACGTCAGAAGTTCCACCCAACTCCTATTATCACTCCCTTTATCCCAAGATCATTCAAGACATAGAG ACTATTGAGGCTAATTGGCGATGTGGCAGACACAACTTGCAGAGGATTCAGTGTCGCTCAGAAAACAGTAAAGGTGTTTACTGCCTGCAGTACGACGACGATAAGATCATCAGTGGCCTTAGGGACAATTCCATCAAG ATCTGGGACAAGCAGTCTCTGGAGTGTCTGAAGATATTGACCGGTCACACAGGCTCAGTATTGTGTCTTCAGTATGACGAAAGGGTCATTGTCACCGGGAGTTCTGACTCGACTGTCAG GGTGTGGGAGGTGACGACGGGTGAGGTACTGAACACACTGATCCATCACAACGAGGCAGTTCTCCACCTGCGCTTCGCCAACGGCCTGATGGTCACTTGCTCCAAGGACCGTTCGATTGCAGTCTGGGACATGGCTTCGCCGACTGACATCGGCCTACGCCGTGTCCTGGTGGGGCATCGAGCTGCTGTCAACGTGGTCGACTTTGACGACAAATACATTGTGTCCGCCTCAGGGGACCGTACTATCAAG GTATGGAGCACCAGCACATGTGAGTTTGTCCGAACTCTAAATGGTCATAAGCGGGGAATCGCGTGTCTACAGTACAGAGATCGCCTGGTGGTCAGCGGCTCATCTGACAACACAATCCG GTTATGGGACATAGAGTGTGGGGCGTGTTTGCGAGTGCTGGAAGGTCACGAGGAGTTGGTGCGCTGCATTCGCTTCGACAACAAGAGGATTGTCAGTGGCGCCTACGACGG GAAAATTAAGGTGTGGGACCTGCAAGCAGCCTTGGACCCACGAGCCCCTGCCAGCACATTATGCCTGCGTACTCTAGTG GAGCACTCCGGCCGTGTGTTCCGCCTGCAGTTCGATGAGTTTCAGATCATCAGCAGTTCTCACGACGACACCATCCTGATCTGGGACTTCCTGAACGTCTCAACCAACGGCCAGTCAGAGGGACGGTCTCCTTCCCGGACCTACACCTATATTTCTAGATAG
- the fgf18a gene encoding fibroblast growth factor 18a isoform X3 → MWPLLSTLTVLCIQMMLVMCNPLQVLGVDGVNFSVHVENQTQVRDTMSRRHHRVYQLYSRTSGKHVQVLGRRISARGEDGDKYAQLVVEADTFGSQVRIRGKETNFYLCMNRRGKLVGKKASNRSADCVFVEKVLENHYTALMSARYTGWYVGFTKRGRPRRGPHTLPNQQDVHFMKRFPPGEQPDLTTPFRFTTVSKRGKRVRATGPR, encoded by the exons ATGTGGCCCCTTCTTTCCACGTTGACCGTCTT ATGTATCCAGATGATGCTGGTGATGTGCAATCCATTACAG gtGCTTGGCGTGGATGGAGTCAACTTCAGTGTGCATGTGGAAAACCAGACACAGGTGCGAGACACCATGAGTCGACGGCATCACCGAGTTTACCAGCTCTACAGCCGCACCAGTGGCAAGCATGTACAGGTGCTTGGTCGCAGAATCAGTGCCCGAGGAGAAGATGGAGACAAATAtg CCCAGCTCGTAGTGGAGGCCGATACCTTTGGCAGCCAGGTGAGAATCCGGGGCAAAGAAACCAATTTCTACCTGTGCATGAACCGACGCGGAAAACTGGTTGGAAAG AAGGCCAGTAATCGAAGCGCCGACTGCGTGTTTGTGGAAAAGGTTCTGGAAAACCACTACACAGCTCTGATGTCAGCACGCTATACGGGCTGGTATGTCGGCTTCACTAAAAGAGGCCGTCCTCGCCGAGGCCCCCACACACTGCCCAACCAGCAGGATGTACACTTCATGAAACGGTTCCCACCTGGGGAGCAACCTGACCTCACCACCCCCTTCCGCTTCACCACCGTCAGCAAGCGAGGGAAAAGGGTGCGCGCTACTGGGCCGCGCTAG